A window of Stenotrophomonas indicatrix genomic DNA:
CAGCCTTCGACCTGCGGGTCGGCCGCCGCCTTGGCCCCGGTGCGCTGGAACTGCTCGGTGGCCCCACGCCGCTGTACCTGCTGCAGAACGATGCCGGCAGCGCAGCGACCGAAGACGGCGATGTGCGCGATTACGAGCGCCACTGGACACCCGTGCATCTGGACTGGGTGGTCGCTGACATCGACGCGGCGCTTGCCCGCGCGGTTGCGGGCGGAGCCGCGCTCGAACGTCCCATCCGCGAACGCCGCTGGGGAAAGATCGCCGTGCTGTCCGATCCGTTCGGCCATGGCTTCTGCCTGATCCAGTTCAGCGATGCAGGGTATGACGCGCTGGTCGAATGAATTGCTGGCTGCGTAGCGGGCGCCAATCCACGCATGGCGTGGATCTACTGATGCGGGTGATCGCCATTCACTCGCGCAGCATGTCCACGAACGCACGCAGCGCACCTGGCATCTGCCGCTGCTTCGGGTAATACAGCGCAAACCCGGCGAACGGTTCGCTCCAATCTTCCAGCACCGCCACCAGTCGGCCGTCGTCCAGATACGGCCGCGCGGTGTCTTCCAGCACATAGGCCAGGCCGATGCCATCAAGCACCGCGCCAACCACGGTGCCCTGCTCGCACAGCGTCAGCCGACCCGGTACGTCGATCTCCAGGGTCTGGCCATCGCGTTCGAACTGCCACTTGTACAGATGGCCGCTGGCGAAACGGAAACGTACGCACTCGTGCGCGGCCAGGTCGCGCGGATGCTGCGGGGCCGGCCGGCGCCGCAGGTACTCGGGTGAACCGACAATCAATCCGCGCAGCGGCGGCCCCATCGGCACCGCCACCATGTCCTCGGGCACGAACTCGTGCAGGCGCACGCCAGCGTCGTAGCCCTCGGCAACGATATCGACCAGGCCATCGTTCTCGGTCAGCTCCACCCGTACGTCCGGATGCGCGTGCAGGAACCGCGCCAGCCGCGGCCCCAACTGGGTCGCCACCGCCGCCCGCGTCGCATTGATCCGCAGCAGGCCGGCCGGCACCGCGCGGAAGTGGTTCATTTCCTCCAGCGCGTCATGCACCTGCCCCAGCGCCGGCTGCAGGCGCTCCAGCAGGCGCTGCCCGGCCTCGGTCAGGGCCACGCTGCGGGTGGTACGGTGGAACAGGCCCACCCCCAGCCGTTCCTCCAGCGCGCGGATCGCATAGCTCACCGCCGAGGTCGACAGGGCCAGCTCGGCACCAGCCCGGCGGAAACTGCGGTGGCGGGCGACCGCAGCGAAGGCGGCCAGGTGGGTCAGGTTGTCAGTGGCCATGATTGTGCAGTCTGCCTTGATGAATCATGCCGATATATACGCTTCTTACCCCGAGGTACGGAGCGTATTGTAAAACGCCTTTCGACAAACCCTGCCAAGGATTCCCCATGTCCCTCGCCCGTGGTTACGCCGCCCACACCCATACCGACCCGCTGGTGCCCTTCGAATTCGAGCGCCGCGCGGTTGGCCCGAACGATGTGCGCATCGAGATCCTGTACAGCGGCATCTGCCATTCCGACCTGCACCAGGCCCGCGACGACTGGGGTGGCTCGATCTACCCGATGGTGCCGGGCCACGAGATCATCGGCCGGGTCACCGAAGTCGGCAGCGAGGTCACCCGCTTCAAGGTCGGCGACCACGCCGGTGTCGGCTGCATGGTCGACTCCTGCCGCCATTGCGATGCCTGCCAGCACGACCTGGAGCAGTACTGCGCCGAAGGTGCGACCTGGACCTACAACGGCCGCGAGCGTGAAAGCGGCGCACCGACCTACGGCGGCTATTCCGACCACGTGGTGGTCGAGCAGCGTTTCGTGGTCAAGGTCTCCGAAACGCTGGACCTGAAGGCAGCCGCGCCGCTGCTGTGCGCCGGCATCACCACCTGGTCGCCGCTGCGCCACTGGAAGGTCGGCCCGGGCCAGAAGGTCGGCGTGATCGGTCTGGGTGGCCTCGGCCACATGGGCGTGAAGTTCGCCAAGGCGCTCGGCGCGCACGTGGTGATGATCACCACCACCCCGGAAAAGGGCGCCGATGCCAAGCGCCTGGGCGCTGACGAAGTGCTGGTTTCGCGCGATGCCGAGCAGATGAAGGCGCATGCCGGCAGCTTCGACTTCCTGCTCAACACCATCCCGGTCAGCCATGACACCAACCCGTACATGGGCCTGCTCAAGCGCGAAGCGACCATGTGCCTGGTCGGTGTGCTGACCGAACTGGACCCGCCGCTGACCGGTGGCA
This region includes:
- a CDS encoding VOC family protein → MNSVTTSFIVNLDVPDLAAAEIFYTAAFDLRVGRRLGPGALELLGGPTPLYLLQNDAGSAATEDGDVRDYERHWTPVHLDWVVADIDAALARAVAGGAALERPIRERRWGKIAVLSDPFGHGFCLIQFSDAGYDALVE
- a CDS encoding LysR family transcriptional regulator, whose product is MATDNLTHLAAFAAVARHRSFRRAGAELALSTSAVSYAIRALEERLGVGLFHRTTRSVALTEAGQRLLERLQPALGQVHDALEEMNHFRAVPAGLLRINATRAAVATQLGPRLARFLHAHPDVRVELTENDGLVDIVAEGYDAGVRLHEFVPEDMVAVPMGPPLRGLIVGSPEYLRRRPAPQHPRDLAAHECVRFRFASGHLYKWQFERDGQTLEIDVPGRLTLCEQGTVVGAVLDGIGLAYVLEDTARPYLDDGRLVAVLEDWSEPFAGFALYYPKQRQMPGALRAFVDMLRE
- a CDS encoding NAD(P)-dependent alcohol dehydrogenase, whose translation is MSLARGYAAHTHTDPLVPFEFERRAVGPNDVRIEILYSGICHSDLHQARDDWGGSIYPMVPGHEIIGRVTEVGSEVTRFKVGDHAGVGCMVDSCRHCDACQHDLEQYCAEGATWTYNGRERESGAPTYGGYSDHVVVEQRFVVKVSETLDLKAAAPLLCAGITTWSPLRHWKVGPGQKVGVIGLGGLGHMGVKFAKALGAHVVMITTTPEKGADAKRLGADEVLVSRDAEQMKAHAGSFDFLLNTIPVSHDTNPYMGLLKREATMCLVGVLTELDPPLTGGSVIFGRRSLTGSAIGGMAETQEMMDFCAEHGIVSDVEMIDIKNVNEAWERMAKNDVRYRFVIDMATIKA